The following are encoded in a window of uncultured Sphaerochaeta sp. genomic DNA:
- a CDS encoding carbohydrate ABC transporter permease, which produces MRGMRATTNLKKTGIYIVCIFLALLSIFPFWVMFMNATRSTFEIQQSSIGLVPSKYLMSNWQILQGKTFDPIVGFINSMLISTGATLCAVYFSSLTAYALVAYSWKLRQPFFTFIMAVMMIPTQVSGIGFYQFMYRIGWTNSLWPLIIPATATPAMVFFMRQYLMASLSLDIVDSARIDGSREFNTFNRIILPIMKPAMATQAIFTFVFNWNRLFEPLILLTDGDKYTMPIMVSLLRGDIYKTEYGAVYLGLSMTVLPLFIVYFSLSKHIIAGVALGALKE; this is translated from the coding sequence ATGAGAGGAATGAGAGCAACTACCAACCTGAAAAAGACAGGTATCTATATTGTGTGCATTTTTCTTGCACTCTTGAGCATATTTCCTTTCTGGGTCATGTTCATGAACGCAACACGCAGTACCTTTGAAATACAGCAGAGTTCCATCGGCCTGGTTCCTTCCAAGTATTTGATGAGTAACTGGCAGATACTGCAAGGAAAGACTTTTGATCCCATCGTCGGCTTCATTAATTCAATGCTCATCAGCACAGGAGCTACCCTCTGTGCAGTGTATTTCTCATCGCTGACAGCGTATGCCCTGGTTGCCTACAGTTGGAAACTACGCCAGCCATTCTTTACCTTCATCATGGCTGTCATGATGATCCCAACCCAGGTCAGTGGTATAGGGTTTTATCAGTTCATGTATCGCATTGGGTGGACCAACAGCCTTTGGCCCCTGATCATACCTGCCACAGCAACTCCTGCAATGGTATTTTTCATGCGGCAGTACCTGATGGCATCTCTCTCGTTGGATATTGTTGACTCTGCAAGAATAGACGGTTCAAGGGAGTTCAATACCTTCAACAGGATCATACTGCCCATCATGAAACCGGCTATGGCAACACAGGCAATCTTCACCTTTGTATTCAATTGGAATCGTTTGTTCGAACCCTTGATTCTTCTTACCGATGGGGATAAGTATACCATGCCCATCATGGTAAGCCTGCTCAGGGGAGATATCTACAAGACAGAGTACGGTGCGGTCTACCTAGGGTTGTCGATGACCGTTCTGCCCTTGTTCATCGTCTACTTCTCTCTCTCGAAGCACATTATTGCTGGAGTTGCATTAGGAGCACTGAAAGAGTAG
- the purE gene encoding 5-(carboxyamino)imidazole ribonucleotide mutase, producing the protein MQTTQKNRVAVLLGSEHDAPLVEGAFTVLQELDIPFEAHILSAHRSSEATIQFAENAAGEGYAVLIAAAGKAAHLAGALASRSLLPVIGIPLSASLDGMDALLSTVQMPTGYPVATVAIDGAANAALLAAQILALGDEALAFRIQERRREMAEKVAQADERFHRSFTPSR; encoded by the coding sequence ATGCAAACAACCCAGAAAAACCGTGTGGCTGTGCTGCTTGGCAGCGAACATGATGCACCGTTGGTAGAAGGGGCCTTTACGGTCTTGCAAGAGTTGGATATTCCCTTTGAGGCACATATTCTCTCGGCACACAGAAGTAGTGAGGCTACCATCCAATTTGCTGAGAATGCAGCTGGAGAGGGATATGCCGTGCTGATCGCAGCGGCAGGAAAGGCTGCACACCTTGCAGGGGCACTGGCAAGTAGAAGCTTGCTACCCGTAATAGGAATTCCCCTTTCAGCCTCTCTCGATGGTATGGATGCCTTGCTTTCAACTGTTCAGATGCCTACTGGCTATCCTGTGGCAACAGTTGCCATTGATGGGGCGGCCAATGCAGCACTGCTTGCTGCCCAGATTCTGGCCCTTGGCGATGAAGCGCTCGCTTTCCGCATACAAGAGCGCAGAAGAGAGATGGCCGAAAAGGTTGCCCAAGCTGATGAGCGTTTCCATAGGAGCTTTACCCCTAGCCGGTAA
- a CDS encoding C-GCAxxG-C-C family protein, with the protein METTTTTKYVKRAYAFREKGYNCAQAVACSFADVVGIDEKTLFIMSEAFGGGMGGHKATCGAVSGAVLIISLLTSGGSVEAATKQTSYDYAGEIVDGFLEQNGTLVCSELRGDESGIVLRTCDLCVEDAVVLLHKLLQKNEKLFLY; encoded by the coding sequence ATGGAAACAACAACTACTACGAAATATGTAAAGCGTGCCTACGCTTTCAGGGAGAAGGGGTACAACTGTGCTCAGGCAGTTGCCTGCAGCTTTGCCGATGTCGTGGGAATCGACGAGAAGACCCTGTTTATCATGAGCGAAGCCTTCGGCGGGGGTATGGGCGGCCATAAGGCAACTTGCGGGGCTGTGAGCGGAGCAGTGCTTATCATCAGCTTGCTTACCAGTGGGGGCAGTGTGGAAGCTGCAACAAAGCAGACTTCCTATGACTACGCAGGGGAGATAGTGGACGGTTTCCTTGAGCAGAACGGCACACTTGTCTGCAGTGAACTCAGGGGTGACGAGAGTGGTATTGTGTTGCGAACTTGTGACCTGTGTGTTGAGGATGCTGTTGTTTTGTTGCATAAATTGTTGCAAAAGAATGAAAAACTCTTTTTATATTAG
- a CDS encoding glycoside hydrolase family 3 N-terminal domain-containing protein — protein sequence MQQNKERALELLRKMSIEEKVSQLVSAWLEIGIDGSLHVREYGQAEMRSEDIKAEVLGKGIGQLTRPYGTMANDPVQQAKAINEIQRYLIKETRLGIPALLHEECLTGAMVKGATIFPSALNYGSTWEPSLVGNVGKAIGDELRSLGVHQGLAPVLDVARDARWGRLEETYGEDPYLCGVMGISYVQGLQGEKRSPLATLKHFVGHSASEGGRNHAPVHIGPSELQNTFALPFEMVVRHTHPGSVMPAYHDIDGVPCTSNRSLVTDLLKQRWGFDGLVVADYEAVVQLLHDHRVAGDMAEAAALAFNAGMDIELPGYTVFKEGLIEALYRGLISNDALDEAVLRVLEEKYNQGVFEHPFIKEEAIELGTEKSHALAVEVAEKSLILLKNDGVLPLKNAKSVALIGPLADHPYAMFGGYSTPIHLQGSHGPEETVPPQAMTIRSALSEALGDIPLTFEPGCMLYESKVEKAIFFPGDVPESGEGSHELSDDTQGIEKAAKAASSADVTVMVVGDIAGLFRQGTVGEGSDADSLKLPGVQEELLEAVLATGKPVVVVLVSGRPYTIHEAVDHASAILAAWLPGEGGGEAIARTLVGLNNPGGKTTLSFPKSAGSMPYAYNHFKKAGGLKIQPQFGAVYPFGHGLSYTTFSWDDFQVENPMIQGDEEFRFSLTIRNDGTYSGDEIVQVYVQDKVASIVRPVKELKAFSRVSLQPGEQKRLSFTLPADMLSFVGSDARRVLESGAFSLLVGKSSEDIVFSEEIAVLGKSKIFPKDWRYISSVSVSDCN from the coding sequence ATGCAGCAGAATAAGGAACGTGCCTTGGAACTGCTCAGGAAGATGAGTATTGAAGAGAAAGTCTCCCAGTTGGTTTCTGCATGGCTTGAGATAGGAATAGATGGATCATTGCATGTACGCGAGTATGGGCAGGCTGAGATGCGTAGTGAAGACATCAAGGCAGAAGTTCTAGGTAAAGGCATCGGCCAACTCACCCGTCCCTATGGAACGATGGCAAATGATCCAGTACAGCAGGCAAAAGCGATCAACGAGATACAACGGTATCTCATCAAGGAGACACGTCTGGGAATTCCAGCTCTCCTTCATGAGGAGTGCTTGACCGGTGCCATGGTGAAAGGTGCAACGATTTTTCCCTCTGCATTGAATTATGGCAGCACCTGGGAACCTTCCTTGGTGGGCAACGTGGGAAAAGCAATCGGGGATGAACTCAGGAGTCTCGGGGTACATCAAGGCCTCGCTCCAGTCCTGGATGTTGCTCGCGATGCGCGTTGGGGGCGCCTTGAGGAAACCTACGGGGAAGACCCTTACCTGTGTGGAGTAATGGGCATTTCTTATGTTCAAGGCCTGCAAGGAGAGAAACGAAGTCCGCTTGCAACACTCAAGCACTTTGTCGGGCACTCTGCCAGTGAGGGTGGGAGAAACCATGCACCGGTTCATATCGGTCCCTCAGAACTGCAAAATACTTTTGCTCTTCCGTTTGAGATGGTTGTCCGTCATACACACCCTGGTTCCGTAATGCCAGCCTATCATGACATTGATGGTGTTCCTTGTACCAGTAATCGCTCCTTGGTGACCGACTTGCTTAAACAACGATGGGGTTTCGATGGGTTGGTTGTTGCTGACTATGAAGCAGTTGTGCAACTGCTCCATGACCATCGTGTTGCAGGAGATATGGCTGAAGCCGCCGCTTTGGCATTCAATGCTGGTATGGATATCGAATTGCCTGGATATACCGTATTCAAGGAGGGGTTGATCGAAGCCTTGTATCGTGGCTTGATCTCTAATGACGCGCTTGATGAGGCTGTGCTCCGTGTATTGGAAGAGAAGTACAACCAAGGCGTGTTCGAGCATCCGTTCATCAAGGAAGAGGCGATCGAGCTGGGTACAGAAAAGAGCCATGCACTGGCAGTAGAGGTTGCTGAAAAGTCTCTTATCCTACTCAAGAATGATGGGGTCCTTCCTTTGAAAAATGCAAAATCAGTTGCTCTTATCGGGCCTCTTGCCGACCATCCGTATGCGATGTTCGGTGGATACTCGACCCCGATTCACCTCCAGGGATCCCATGGGCCTGAAGAGACAGTACCACCTCAGGCAATGACCATTCGCAGTGCACTCTCTGAGGCTCTGGGAGACATCCCCTTGACATTCGAGCCAGGGTGTATGCTCTACGAGAGTAAGGTAGAGAAAGCCATCTTCTTCCCAGGGGATGTTCCAGAGAGTGGAGAGGGATCCCATGAGCTCAGCGATGATACCCAAGGGATAGAGAAAGCAGCCAAGGCTGCTTCTTCCGCGGATGTAACGGTCATGGTTGTTGGCGATATCGCTGGGCTGTTCCGCCAGGGTACAGTCGGTGAAGGTTCTGATGCCGATAGCCTGAAGCTTCCCGGGGTGCAAGAAGAACTCTTGGAGGCTGTGCTGGCTACAGGAAAACCTGTGGTGGTTGTTTTGGTGAGTGGAAGACCGTACACCATCCATGAAGCGGTTGATCATGCCAGTGCCATTCTTGCCGCTTGGCTCCCCGGTGAAGGGGGAGGGGAAGCTATCGCACGTACCTTGGTAGGGTTGAACAATCCAGGTGGGAAAACGACACTCTCGTTTCCCAAGAGTGCTGGTTCCATGCCATACGCGTATAATCACTTCAAGAAAGCTGGTGGGTTAAAGATCCAGCCACAGTTTGGAGCCGTGTATCCCTTTGGGCATGGACTGAGTTACACCACCTTCAGCTGGGATGATTTCCAGGTGGAAAACCCAATGATTCAGGGTGATGAAGAGTTCCGCTTCTCCCTTACAATAAGAAACGACGGGACTTATAGTGGTGATGAAATTGTGCAGGTCTATGTGCAAGACAAGGTTGCCTCCATTGTTCGGCCTGTGAAAGAACTGAAAGCTTTCAGCCGTGTCTCATTGCAGCCGGGAGAACAGAAACGTCTCTCTTTTACCCTGCCTGCAGACATGCTCTCATTTGTTGGTAGTGATGCAAGAAGAGTCCTTGAGAGCGGTGCTTTCTCTCTTCTTGTCGGCAAAAGTAGTGAAGACATTGTTTTCAGTGAAGAAATTGCAGTACTCGGGAAATCGAAAATATTTCCCAAGGATTGGCGATATATCTCTTCCGTTTCTGTCTCTGATTGTAATTAG
- a CDS encoding ABC transporter substrate-binding protein: MKRNMRIVVSLLLICCMSLSLFAAGQAEAAKPARKVINLWSFTDEVPKMLEKYKELNPDFDYEINTTIIATTDGAYQPALDQALASSGDNAPDIYCAESAFVLKYTQGDAAHFAAPYKDLGIDVNAKLKEADIAQYTVDIGTNPDGDLVGLGYQATGGAFIYRRSIAKDVWGTDDPAVIKTKVGPGWDKFFKAAEDLKKKGYGIISGDGDIWHAIEGSSDKGWIVDGKLYIDPDREAFLDVAKMLIDKGYHNDTRDWTDAWFADMKDAGEKPIFGFFGPAWLINYVMAGNSGGTKPGEGTYGDWAVCEPPVGFFWGGTWVLANDKSPVKDAVGEIIEWITLDSSNTGLQYYWANGTLNGPGGTKDTVASGTVMSKSDGTLPFLGGQDMFDVFVPAGKFATGKNKTQYDETINIYWRDQVREYSNGNKTRSQAIADFKQQVADNLAIDVD; this comes from the coding sequence ATGAAACGGAACATGCGTATTGTAGTCAGTCTGTTGCTGATTTGTTGCATGAGTCTCTCACTGTTTGCAGCCGGCCAGGCAGAGGCAGCAAAACCTGCTCGTAAGGTGATCAACCTGTGGAGCTTCACTGATGAAGTCCCCAAAATGTTGGAGAAGTACAAAGAACTGAATCCTGATTTCGATTATGAGATCAACACAACCATCATTGCTACCACTGATGGTGCGTATCAACCAGCACTTGACCAGGCATTGGCAAGTAGTGGTGATAATGCTCCTGACATTTACTGTGCTGAGTCTGCATTTGTACTCAAGTACACCCAGGGCGACGCAGCTCATTTTGCAGCTCCCTACAAGGATCTTGGAATTGATGTAAACGCCAAGCTCAAGGAAGCCGACATTGCACAGTACACCGTTGATATCGGTACCAACCCTGATGGTGATTTGGTCGGACTTGGTTACCAGGCTACCGGTGGTGCATTCATCTACCGCCGCTCTATTGCAAAGGACGTCTGGGGAACTGACGATCCTGCAGTGATCAAAACCAAAGTCGGTCCCGGTTGGGACAAGTTCTTCAAGGCTGCAGAAGACCTGAAGAAGAAAGGATACGGAATCATCAGCGGTGATGGAGATATCTGGCACGCCATCGAAGGCAGCAGCGATAAGGGCTGGATTGTAGACGGAAAACTCTACATCGATCCCGATCGTGAAGCATTCCTTGATGTAGCAAAGATGCTGATTGACAAAGGTTACCACAATGATACCCGTGACTGGACCGATGCATGGTTCGCTGACATGAAGGACGCTGGCGAAAAGCCTATCTTCGGGTTCTTCGGCCCAGCTTGGTTGATCAACTACGTCATGGCTGGTAATAGCGGTGGAACCAAGCCTGGTGAAGGCACCTATGGGGACTGGGCGGTTTGTGAACCTCCTGTTGGATTCTTCTGGGGTGGCACATGGGTACTTGCAAACGACAAGAGTCCTGTCAAGGACGCAGTTGGAGAGATCATCGAGTGGATTACCCTCGACAGTTCCAACACCGGTCTGCAGTACTACTGGGCAAACGGCACCCTCAATGGTCCTGGTGGAACCAAGGATACCGTTGCTTCCGGAACCGTCATGAGCAAGAGTGATGGAACCTTGCCCTTCCTCGGTGGACAGGATATGTTCGACGTATTCGTTCCCGCTGGCAAGTTTGCTACCGGTAAGAACAAGACCCAGTATGATGAAACCATCAATATCTACTGGCGTGACCAGGTCCGTGAATATAGCAATGGCAACAAGACCCGTAGTCAGGCTATCGCAGACTTCAAGCAGCAGGTTGCTGACAACCTCGCAATTGACGTTGATTAA
- the amrB gene encoding AmmeMemoRadiSam system protein B, whose translation MNMMREAQYAGSWYPKDPELLRLMVTESIDETKKRKTYQRGPYKFAVLPHAGLFYSSSGIAPFFSDGLGSIERILVISPSHYAKLPPNTIVSAPLSGMRTPLGDIHSFNLASVQGEWFSAIQSEHALEMVLPYIAAQESPVKVALAMISRFSEADAIEKLAGQLIQELGREDLEEGRTVIIASSDFTHYGPRFAYTPYGSRAEGRVKEDDLSLAHLLSEGRVAQALAFCTAKQSTVCGYAAALLVSSIAGKMHCQGWVADYYTSQDVSSSNDANFVAYSTILWR comes from the coding sequence ATGAATATGATGAGAGAAGCTCAATATGCGGGTTCCTGGTATCCAAAGGATCCAGAACTATTGCGACTCATGGTAACAGAGTCGATAGACGAGACCAAGAAGCGGAAAACCTATCAGAGAGGCCCCTATAAGTTCGCTGTGTTGCCTCATGCAGGGTTGTTCTACTCAAGTAGTGGGATAGCCCCTTTTTTCTCTGACGGTCTTGGATCGATTGAGCGTATTCTGGTTATCAGCCCAAGCCACTATGCAAAACTCCCTCCCAATACGATCGTCAGTGCACCACTTTCTGGAATGAGGACTCCCCTCGGTGATATTCACTCTTTCAATCTTGCAAGCGTACAGGGGGAGTGGTTCTCAGCAATACAGAGTGAACATGCCTTGGAGATGGTCCTGCCATACATTGCAGCACAAGAGAGTCCTGTGAAGGTTGCTCTTGCCATGATATCCCGTTTTAGTGAAGCTGATGCAATCGAAAAGCTTGCTGGTCAGTTGATACAGGAGCTTGGAAGAGAGGACCTTGAGGAAGGAAGAACTGTAATTATTGCAAGCAGTGACTTTACCCACTATGGGCCCCGTTTCGCTTACACCCCATACGGAAGCAGGGCAGAGGGCAGGGTAAAGGAAGATGATTTAAGCCTAGCCCATCTACTCAGTGAGGGAAGGGTCGCACAAGCACTTGCCTTCTGTACTGCAAAGCAATCAACTGTATGCGGCTACGCCGCTGCCTTGTTGGTCTCATCCATCGCAGGGAAGATGCATTGCCAAGGGTGGGTAGCAGACTATTACACTTCCCAGGATGTTTCGTCGTCAAATGACGCGAATTTTGTCGCCTATTCAACGATTCTTTGGAGGTAG
- the purC gene encoding phosphoribosylaminoimidazolesuccinocarboxamide synthase, translated as MQKRTMLYEGKAKRVYETDDKDLYIVSYKDDATAFNGKKRGSILGKGAINNKVTNHIMKLLEGKGIPTHFVEQLSDTDTLVKAVKIIPLEVIVRNIAAGSLSARLGLEEGVHLATPVLEFCYKRDDLDDPMVNNYHIQALSLATDEQVQLITDYALRINGILCSYLEDLGITLVDFKLEFGMTSSGQLILSDEISPDTCRFWDTKTNRKLDKDRFRRDLGDVEAAYQEILSRLMGDD; from the coding sequence ATGCAAAAGCGAACCATGCTCTACGAAGGGAAGGCGAAGCGGGTGTATGAGACTGATGACAAGGATTTGTACATCGTCTCCTACAAGGATGATGCCACGGCGTTCAATGGAAAGAAGCGAGGCTCGATACTTGGCAAGGGGGCGATCAACAACAAGGTCACCAATCATATAATGAAACTCTTGGAAGGGAAGGGTATCCCGACTCACTTTGTCGAGCAGCTCAGCGACACCGATACCCTGGTAAAGGCGGTGAAGATCATACCTCTGGAGGTAATCGTCCGTAATATTGCTGCCGGTTCTCTCTCGGCTCGTCTTGGTTTGGAGGAGGGAGTACATCTCGCTACCCCTGTCTTGGAATTCTGTTACAAGCGTGATGATCTGGATGATCCCATGGTGAATAACTATCACATACAGGCGCTCTCGCTGGCAACAGATGAACAGGTGCAGCTGATCACCGACTATGCGCTACGTATCAATGGGATACTCTGTTCCTACCTTGAGGACCTGGGCATTACCTTGGTCGACTTCAAGTTGGAGTTTGGGATGACCTCTAGTGGACAGCTTATTCTCAGCGATGAGATATCCCCCGATACCTGCAGGTTCTGGGATACAAAAACCAACAGAAAGTTGGACAAGGACCGCTTCAGAAGGGACCTTGGGGATGTGGAAGCAGCGTATCAAGAAATATTGTCACGACTGATGGGAGATGACTGA
- a CDS encoding sugar ABC transporter permease: MRKNNISYAKYGYLFSIPFVLAFLIFNLYPTIYTVVIGFTDLRGLGRTTFKFLEDPFQNYKSILNNATFLRSLQTTFIIWIFNFIPQVLLALLLTAWFTNRRLKVKAQGLFKVLIYMPNIITAATIAILFNSLTGYPKGPINDLLMKIGILDAPSNFHVQSGTARGVVSFIQFWMWYGHSMIILIAGVLGINPTLFEAAEVDGATPSQIFFRITLPRLKTILLYVLVTGLIGGIQMFDIPRLFLWGGPDNATLTSSVFIYNQAFAGSYLYNRASAASMIVFIIILVLSGIMFYSMRDRAEIKLRKFEKNRLKEEKRMGGVR, from the coding sequence ATGCGCAAAAACAACATCAGCTATGCAAAGTACGGGTATCTATTTTCCATCCCTTTCGTGCTTGCCTTTCTCATCTTCAATCTGTATCCGACGATATATACCGTTGTTATTGGATTTACCGACCTCAGGGGACTGGGGCGTACCACCTTCAAGTTCTTGGAAGACCCGTTCCAGAATTATAAAAGCATCCTCAATAACGCGACCTTTTTACGGTCACTGCAAACTACCTTCATTATTTGGATTTTTAACTTTATTCCCCAGGTTCTCTTGGCACTGTTGTTGACCGCATGGTTCACCAATAGGCGCCTGAAAGTTAAGGCACAGGGATTGTTCAAGGTATTGATTTATATGCCGAATATCATTACCGCTGCAACCATCGCAATCCTGTTCAACTCCCTTACGGGCTATCCCAAGGGGCCAATCAATGACTTACTGATGAAAATAGGCATCCTGGATGCACCATCAAACTTCCACGTGCAGAGTGGGACCGCCCGCGGGGTGGTATCCTTTATACAGTTCTGGATGTGGTATGGACACTCCATGATCATCCTGATTGCTGGTGTGTTGGGCATCAACCCGACGTTGTTCGAAGCAGCCGAGGTTGATGGGGCAACACCTTCCCAGATTTTCTTCAGAATAACCCTGCCCAGACTGAAGACAATCTTGCTGTATGTTCTGGTAACCGGTCTAATCGGCGGTATCCAGATGTTCGATATTCCCAGGCTCTTCCTTTGGGGAGGCCCGGACAATGCGACACTTACCTCGAGTGTATTCATCTACAACCAAGCATTCGCTGGAAGCTATCTGTACAACCGAGCATCGGCAGCAAGCATGATAGTCTTCATCATCATCCTGGTGCTCTCAGGTATCATGTTCTATTCCATGCGTGACAGGGCTGAGATCAAACTCCGGAAATTTGAAAAGAACCGACTGAAGGAAGAAAAGAGGATGGGGGGAGTACGATGA
- a CDS encoding radical SAM protein, protein MSGTDYLVCDYCYRHCRLKDGEIGFCGVRERSGDNIFTHNHGGVVAISIDPVEKKPLYHFLPGTKTLSIAMFGCNLTCTFCQNYAISQREWEAGAQRTYYTAREVVQLAFDNRCPSISFTYSEPLVWQDYMIEVATFAKGEGLKTIMVTNGSFSEEALIRISPYIDAFNIDLKGDESFYRDYCGGSSRPVWNAIEHIAPSKAHLEITTMVMEGVHTKQMISSIGEHLNSAGVQVWHLSRYFPRFQEQKRETSEHYLKEGVQEARKSQIPFIYPGNSSLDQNTYCPGCKTSLVRRSWVFRESVIDHSNCPICGRHIYGTWS, encoded by the coding sequence GTGAGTGGAACTGACTATCTTGTTTGCGATTATTGTTACCGTCACTGCAGACTGAAAGATGGAGAAATTGGTTTCTGCGGGGTGAGGGAACGTTCTGGAGATAATATTTTCACCCATAACCATGGAGGGGTGGTCGCGATTTCCATAGATCCGGTTGAGAAAAAGCCTCTTTATCATTTCCTGCCGGGGACAAAGACACTCTCCATTGCAATGTTTGGATGCAACCTGACTTGCACCTTCTGCCAGAACTATGCGATCAGCCAGAGAGAATGGGAGGCTGGAGCCCAGCGAACCTATTACACTGCCAGGGAAGTCGTTCAGCTCGCTTTTGATAACCGTTGTCCTTCCATCAGTTTTACCTACAGCGAGCCCTTGGTTTGGCAGGACTATATGATCGAAGTTGCAACCTTTGCAAAAGGAGAAGGGCTTAAAACCATCATGGTCACCAATGGTAGCTTCAGCGAAGAAGCCTTGATTCGGATCAGTCCATACATCGATGCATTCAATATTGATCTCAAGGGGGATGAATCATTCTACCGGGACTACTGCGGGGGAAGCTCTCGTCCAGTGTGGAATGCCATTGAACACATCGCTCCAAGCAAAGCTCATCTGGAGATAACCACCATGGTTATGGAAGGGGTGCATACGAAACAAATGATTTCCTCCATTGGAGAGCATCTTAATTCAGCAGGTGTACAGGTCTGGCATCTGAGTCGGTACTTTCCTCGTTTTCAGGAACAGAAGAGAGAGACCAGCGAGCATTATCTAAAAGAGGGGGTCCAAGAAGCCCGAAAGTCCCAGATTCCTTTTATCTACCCGGGGAATTCATCATTGGACCAGAATACCTACTGCCCAGGATGCAAGACCTCTTTGGTTCGTCGTTCTTGGGTATTCCGTGAAAGTGTCATTGATCATTCCAACTGTCCTATTTGTGGCAGGCATATATATGGTACCTGGTCGTAA
- the amrA gene encoding AmmeMemoRadiSam system protein A — protein MNRVDQQTLLALAREAITSTLSHSDTPIYDRLKQENRPPFSHELGCFVTIHTTQGALRGCIGNLWGRGPLWQEVPKLARESAFSDPRFHPLKQEDLEQVVLEISLLSKMQVIDDWKQIRLGVDGVLLSHGYHRAVFLPQVATEQGWDLQTMLSQLSRKAGLESDAYTDEACRFEVFQAEVCTEDLS, from the coding sequence ATGAACCGTGTTGACCAACAGACTCTCTTGGCGCTGGCTAGAGAGGCAATAACAAGTACGCTTTCCCACTCTGATACACCGATCTATGATCGACTAAAGCAGGAAAACCGTCCTCCTTTTTCCCATGAGCTGGGATGCTTTGTCACGATTCATACTACGCAAGGGGCTCTTCGTGGTTGTATCGGTAACCTTTGGGGAAGGGGACCTCTCTGGCAGGAGGTACCGAAACTGGCGAGGGAGTCTGCTTTCAGTGACCCCCGTTTTCACCCTCTCAAGCAAGAAGATCTAGAACAGGTAGTGCTCGAAATCTCCCTTCTATCCAAGATGCAAGTCATTGATGATTGGAAACAAATACGACTTGGGGTGGATGGTGTGCTGCTGAGTCATGGATACCATCGTGCCGTTTTCCTTCCCCAGGTGGCAACAGAGCAAGGATGGGATCTACAGACCATGCTCAGCCAACTTTCAAGGAAGGCTGGCCTTGAAAGCGATGCGTATACAGACGAGGCTTGTCGTTTCGAAGTGTTCCAAGCTGAAGTGTGCACAGAGGATTTGTCGTGA